The following coding sequences lie in one Spinacia oleracea cultivar Varoflay chromosome 1, BTI_SOV_V1, whole genome shotgun sequence genomic window:
- the LOC110793234 gene encoding uncharacterized protein isoform X2, which produces MNLALTLRLWCCDLKCYFTLHTSEVWQDNVPMWEKKFCYLVGRMPWKKVLSTKNFMNCHSNSNVLSWDDSAGEEAFNIAKTRFWEETNGLSCETQLPNPDMYIDEINWNPYIDPDIAKELDKAYFNPDDKYHLPYTNRSKGGNCERAADVDDHREHGYVQKNKASGWGQWDSSDNGASKSNKDDDPWDCHHIHNDGAVKDKATGWNQLDNSVNHTSKLKSDKEDPWENHCSRGNEVVKDNTCGGEWGIPPDLRPNKYTEMSSNLHADGNAWRKESSGWQDCGASSRSWKQETEEVHSTSYWSNSNRNRPQEYRGSRMPNGRSSQWGQKPRDKYNWGPKDSINIHRGQGHVTSGCRKREGPDHYVANHKGPRLQRDDQPSVYWNEGNNRRFNFQGQ; this is translated from the coding sequence TGGTGCTGTGATCTGAAATGTTACTTTACCCTCCATACATCAGAGGTTTGGCAGGATAATGTGCCAATGTGGGAGAAGAAGTTTTGCTATCTGGTGGGAAGGATGCCGTGGAAGAAAGTATTGAGTACAAAGAACTTCATGAATTGCCATAGTAATAGTAATGTGTTAAGCTGGGATGATTCTGCTGGAGAAGAGGCATTTAATATTGCCAAAACACGCTTTTGGGAAGAGACCAATGGCCTTTCATGTGAAACCCAACTCCCTAATCCAGATATGTATATTGATGAAATAAATTGGAACCCTTATATAGATCCAGATATAGCAAAGGAGTTAGATAAAGCGTACTTCAATCCAGATGATAAGTATCATTTACCTTATACTAATAGATCAAAAGGAGGAAATTGTGAACGGGCTGCTGATGTTGATGATCATCGGGAACATGGTTATGTACAGAAAAATAAAGCATCAGGGTGGGGCCAGTGGGATAGTTCTGATAATGGCGCAAGCAAGTCAAATAAAGATGATGACCCTTGGGATTGTCATCACATACACAATGATGGAGCTGTCAAGGATAAAGCTACAGGTTGGAATCAGTTGGATAATTCCGTTAATCATACAAGCAAGTTGAAAAGTGATAAAGAAGATCCTTGGGAAAACCATTGCAGTCGGGGGAATGAAGTTGTTAAGGATAATACCTGCGGAGGTGAATGGGGTATTCCCCCGGATTTACGACCAAATAAATACACTGAAATGTCGAGTAACTTGCATGCTGATGGTAACGCATGGAGAAAAGAAAGCTCTGGTTGGCAAGACTGTGGAGCAAGTTCAAGGAGTTGGAAACAAGAGACAGAAGAGGTACACAGTACCAGCTATTGGAGTAACAGTAATAGAAATAGACCTCAAGAATATCGGGGTAGCAGAATGCCAAATGGTAGGAGCAGCCAGTGGGGACAAAAACCAAGGGATAAGTATAACTGGGGGCCGAAAGATTCCATAAATATCCATAGAGGACAAGGACACGTCACTTCAGGTTGCCGAAAAAGAGAAGGCCCTGATCACTATGTAGCAAACCATAAGGGCCCAAGGTTACAAAGGGATGACCAACCATCTGTTTACTGGAATGAAGGTAACAATAGGAGGTTTAATTTTCAAGGGCAATGA
- the LOC110793234 gene encoding uncharacterized protein isoform X1, with amino-acid sequence MGKWDRRNYARPRRRYYQDYQWSPPRDEPCPDPETEVWQDNVPMWEKKFCYLVGRMPWKKVLSTKNFMNCHSNSNVLSWDDSAGEEAFNIAKTRFWEETNGLSCETQLPNPDMYIDEINWNPYIDPDIAKELDKAYFNPDDKYHLPYTNRSKGGNCERAADVDDHREHGYVQKNKASGWGQWDSSDNGASKSNKDDDPWDCHHIHNDGAVKDKATGWNQLDNSVNHTSKLKSDKEDPWENHCSRGNEVVKDNTCGGEWGIPPDLRPNKYTEMSSNLHADGNAWRKESSGWQDCGASSRSWKQETEEVHSTSYWSNSNRNRPQEYRGSRMPNGRSSQWGQKPRDKYNWGPKDSINIHRGQGHVTSGCRKREGPDHYVANHKGPRLQRDDQPSVYWNEGNNRRFNFQGQ; translated from the coding sequence AGGTTTGGCAGGATAATGTGCCAATGTGGGAGAAGAAGTTTTGCTATCTGGTGGGAAGGATGCCGTGGAAGAAAGTATTGAGTACAAAGAACTTCATGAATTGCCATAGTAATAGTAATGTGTTAAGCTGGGATGATTCTGCTGGAGAAGAGGCATTTAATATTGCCAAAACACGCTTTTGGGAAGAGACCAATGGCCTTTCATGTGAAACCCAACTCCCTAATCCAGATATGTATATTGATGAAATAAATTGGAACCCTTATATAGATCCAGATATAGCAAAGGAGTTAGATAAAGCGTACTTCAATCCAGATGATAAGTATCATTTACCTTATACTAATAGATCAAAAGGAGGAAATTGTGAACGGGCTGCTGATGTTGATGATCATCGGGAACATGGTTATGTACAGAAAAATAAAGCATCAGGGTGGGGCCAGTGGGATAGTTCTGATAATGGCGCAAGCAAGTCAAATAAAGATGATGACCCTTGGGATTGTCATCACATACACAATGATGGAGCTGTCAAGGATAAAGCTACAGGTTGGAATCAGTTGGATAATTCCGTTAATCATACAAGCAAGTTGAAAAGTGATAAAGAAGATCCTTGGGAAAACCATTGCAGTCGGGGGAATGAAGTTGTTAAGGATAATACCTGCGGAGGTGAATGGGGTATTCCCCCGGATTTACGACCAAATAAATACACTGAAATGTCGAGTAACTTGCATGCTGATGGTAACGCATGGAGAAAAGAAAGCTCTGGTTGGCAAGACTGTGGAGCAAGTTCAAGGAGTTGGAAACAAGAGACAGAAGAGGTACACAGTACCAGCTATTGGAGTAACAGTAATAGAAATAGACCTCAAGAATATCGGGGTAGCAGAATGCCAAATGGTAGGAGCAGCCAGTGGGGACAAAAACCAAGGGATAAGTATAACTGGGGGCCGAAAGATTCCATAAATATCCATAGAGGACAAGGACACGTCACTTCAGGTTGCCGAAAAAGAGAAGGCCCTGATCACTATGTAGCAAACCATAAGGGCCCAAGGTTACAAAGGGATGACCAACCATCTGTTTACTGGAATGAAGGTAACAATAGGAGGTTTAATTTTCAAGGGCAATGA